The following are encoded together in the Hypnocyclicus thermotrophus genome:
- a CDS encoding FAD-dependent oxidoreductase — MRIIIIGSVAAGTSVAAKARRNNIENEIVIYEKDKDISYSSCGLPYYIGENYISRENITPRDKKWFKKRFNIDIFVEHEVIEIDYNNKEVTVKNLNTNKIIIDKFDKLVFSTGSKTKILNIKGIEKVKQFYLKNVNDADKIKKYIEDNNVKKALIIGSGFIGLELLDNLAKKNIKTTIIEIKNHLMPYLDKDVSIYIEKYLDSKNINYILNDSIKEFLSDKKAITKNNKNLEFDMVIFATGIIPNVELAKRIGIELGKHNGILVNDYTETNLKNVYAVGDCCEHKFRLTGDYIYRPLGSTANKMGRIAGENITGIKREFKGILGTGIFKIFDLAIGYTGITEREARKLGYDIEIIHNIKEDKSKYLKESKEIIIKAIADKKTQKLLGVQIIGEAGVDKRLDVFATLITYRVSVGDFFNLDLAYAPPFATTKDPVLYTGMILDNAINRGRKIITPNVLIENRDKYKVIDVRSKKDFDKGHIEGAYHTPLADLESKLNEFNKDDNIVVHCNKGVTGNAAQNLLINHGFKNVYNLSGGYKNYKIQKEYLYK, encoded by the coding sequence ATGAGAATAATTATTATAGGGTCTGTAGCTGCAGGAACATCAGTTGCTGCAAAAGCAAGAAGAAATAATATAGAGAATGAAATTGTTATATATGAAAAAGATAAAGATATATCATATTCAAGTTGTGGATTACCATATTATATTGGTGAAAACTATATTTCAAGAGAAAATATAACTCCTAGAGATAAAAAATGGTTTAAAAAAAGATTTAATATTGATATATTTGTAGAACACGAAGTAATTGAAATTGATTATAATAATAAAGAAGTTACAGTGAAAAATTTAAATACAAATAAAATTATTATAGACAAATTTGATAAATTAGTCTTTTCGACAGGTTCAAAAACTAAGATTTTAAATATTAAAGGGATTGAAAAGGTTAAACAATTTTATTTAAAAAATGTAAATGATGCTGATAAAATAAAAAAATATATCGAAGATAATAATGTAAAAAAAGCACTGATTATAGGAAGTGGATTTATTGGATTAGAACTTTTAGATAATTTAGCTAAAAAAAATATAAAGACGACTATTATAGAAATTAAAAATCATTTAATGCCTTACTTAGATAAGGATGTATCAATTTATATAGAAAAATATTTAGATAGTAAAAATATTAATTATATACTAAATGATAGTATAAAAGAATTTTTAAGTGATAAAAAAGCAATTACTAAAAATAATAAAAATTTAGAATTCGATATGGTAATATTTGCTACTGGGATAATTCCGAATGTAGAACTTGCTAAAAGAATAGGAATAGAATTAGGAAAACACAATGGGATATTAGTAAATGATTATACTGAAACTAATCTAAAAAATGTTTATGCTGTGGGAGATTGTTGTGAACATAAATTTAGACTTACAGGTGATTATATTTATAGACCATTAGGGTCTACAGCGAACAAAATGGGAAGAATAGCGGGAGAAAATATTACAGGAATAAAAAGAGAATTTAAAGGAATATTAGGTACAGGAATATTTAAAATTTTTGATTTAGCAATAGGGTATACAGGAATTACTGAAAGAGAAGCTAGAAAATTAGGATATGATATTGAAATTATTCACAATATCAAAGAAGATAAAAGTAAGTATTTAAAAGAAAGTAAAGAAATAATAATAAAAGCTATAGCAGATAAAAAAACACAAAAATTATTAGGAGTGCAAATTATAGGAGAAGCAGGAGTAGATAAAAGATTGGATGTATTTGCAACTCTTATAACTTATAGAGTTAGTGTGGGTGATTTTTTTAATTTGGATTTAGCTTATGCGCCACCATTTGCAACAACAAAAGATCCAGTATTATATACCGGAATGATTTTAGACAATGCAATAAATAGAGGAAGAAAAATAATTACTCCAAATGTATTAATCGAGAATAGAGATAAATATAAAGTAATAGATGTAAGAAGTAAAAAAGATTTTGATAAAGGCCATATTGAAGGAGCTTATCATACACCACTTGCAGATTTAGAATCAAAATTAAATGAATTTAATAAAGACGATAATATTGTGGTACATTGTAATAAAGGAGTTACAGGAAATGCAGCACAAAACTTATTAATTAATCATGGATTTAAAAATGTATACAATCTATCAGGTGGCTATAAAAATTATAAAATACAAAAAGAGTATCTATATAAATAA
- the glyS gene encoding glycine--tRNA ligase subunit beta: MEILLEIGMEEIPARFLKDTLKNIENYIKKEFKDKRIKYSNLKTYGTPRRLILNINEVSLKQDDFTETNIGPSKKVAFDDAGEPTKACLGFVKSQGIDVKDLEIIDTEKGEYIGVKKHIAGVETKELIPNILKECILNINFKKSMKWGTKKLRFARPIRWILAMMNDELINFEIEGIKTELKSFGHRFFGSEFKVESIEDYFKKIKENNVIIDIEERKNKIVESIKSKCTKIGEKVLLDEELLDEVTNLVEYPYPIVGRFNSEFLEVPQEVLIITMQVHQRYFPILDENGKLLPKFVVIRNGIEDSENVKKGNEKVIGARLSDARFFFNEDLKRTLDSFVEDLKNVVYQKDLGTIYEKVERNKELAKYLLEKLDIKEIEENILRTVHLSKADLVSNMIGEKEYTKLQGFMGKVYAEKAGEDKEVALGIEEHYYPRYQGDKLPTTLEGALTGIVDKIDTLVGCFGVGLIPTGSKDPYALRRATLGIINVILNSKLNINLLDLVNKSLDIYEKKNILKSTREEVLIKVKEFIKQRIINVFTDLKYSKDFVNAIVEVDFKNIIEIESKLKALVTISKNDNFDDIINLVKRIENIAKNYQNTEVKEELLIEEKEKELYNYTEKIKIDVKENLESTDYNNYFDIILNSKGIINEFFNNVMVMEKDENIKNNRLALLKSIYNEFSKVADLKYIE, translated from the coding sequence GTGGAAATATTATTAGAGATAGGAATGGAAGAAATTCCAGCAAGATTTCTAAAGGATACATTAAAAAATATAGAAAATTATATAAAAAAAGAATTCAAAGATAAAAGAATAAAGTATAGTAATTTAAAAACGTATGGTACACCAAGAAGACTTATATTAAATATAAATGAAGTATCGTTAAAACAAGATGATTTTACAGAAACTAATATAGGGCCTTCTAAAAAAGTAGCATTTGATGATGCAGGAGAGCCTACAAAAGCTTGTCTTGGATTTGTAAAATCTCAAGGAATAGATGTAAAAGATCTTGAAATAATTGATACAGAGAAAGGTGAATACATAGGAGTAAAAAAACATATTGCTGGAGTAGAGACTAAAGAATTAATTCCAAATATATTAAAAGAATGTATTTTAAATATTAATTTTAAAAAATCTATGAAATGGGGAACAAAAAAATTAAGATTTGCAAGACCTATTAGATGGATATTAGCAATGATGAATGATGAACTTATAAATTTTGAAATAGAAGGAATAAAAACAGAATTAAAGTCATTTGGACATAGATTTTTTGGAAGTGAATTTAAAGTAGAATCAATAGAAGATTATTTTAAAAAAATAAAAGAAAATAATGTGATAATTGATATTGAAGAAAGAAAAAATAAAATAGTAGAATCAATAAAATCAAAATGTACAAAAATAGGAGAAAAAGTATTATTAGATGAAGAACTATTAGATGAAGTAACAAATCTAGTAGAATATCCATATCCAATAGTAGGTAGATTCAATAGTGAATTTTTAGAAGTACCACAAGAAGTTTTAATAATTACAATGCAAGTACATCAAAGATATTTTCCTATTTTAGATGAAAATGGGAAATTACTTCCTAAATTTGTTGTAATAAGAAATGGTATAGAAGATTCTGAAAATGTAAAAAAAGGAAATGAAAAAGTAATAGGAGCAAGACTTTCTGATGCTAGATTTTTCTTTAATGAAGATTTAAAAAGAACTCTAGATTCTTTTGTAGAAGATTTAAAAAATGTTGTTTATCAAAAAGATTTAGGTACTATTTATGAAAAAGTAGAAAGAAATAAAGAACTTGCTAAATATTTACTAGAAAAGTTAGATATAAAAGAAATTGAAGAAAATATACTAAGAACAGTTCATTTATCAAAAGCTGATTTAGTATCTAATATGATAGGAGAAAAAGAATATACAAAACTTCAAGGATTTATGGGAAAAGTTTACGCAGAAAAAGCTGGTGAAGATAAAGAAGTAGCTTTAGGAATAGAAGAACATTATTATCCGAGATATCAAGGGGATAAATTACCTACAACATTAGAAGGTGCATTGACTGGTATAGTAGATAAAATAGATACTTTAGTAGGATGTTTTGGAGTAGGACTAATACCTACAGGGTCAAAAGATCCTTATGCACTTAGAAGAGCTACATTGGGAATAATAAATGTAATATTAAATTCTAAATTAAATATTAATTTATTAGATTTAGTTAATAAATCATTAGATATATATGAAAAGAAAAATATATTAAAATCAACTAGAGAAGAAGTGCTTATAAAAGTAAAAGAATTTATAAAACAAAGAATAATAAATGTATTTACAGATTTAAAATATTCAAAAGATTTTGTAAATGCAATAGTTGAAGTTGATTTTAAAAATATAATTGAAATTGAATCTAAGTTAAAAGCATTAGTAACTATTTCAAAAAATGATAATTTTGATGATATAATTAATTTAGTAAAAAGAATAGAAAATATTGCTAAGAATTATCAAAATACAGAGGTTAAAGAAGAATTATTAATCGAAGAAAAAGAAAAAGAATTATATAATTATACTGAAAAAATAAAAATAGATGTGAAAGAAAATTTAGAAAGCACTGATTATAATAATTATTTTGATATAATTTTAAATTCAAAAGGAATAATAAATGAGTTTTTTAATAATGTAATGGTTATGGAGAAGGATGAAAATATTAAAAATAATAGATTAGCACTTTTAAAATCTATTTATAATGAATTTTCAAAAGTAGCAGACTTAAAATATATTGAATAA
- a CDS encoding glycoside hydrolase family 9 protein yields MKKFTLIILNLFIFISYTSLFAQNNFIIVKKETFDEKIISSKNLIKNYDFEQNIDSDGNSTLSENQWSLTSNAGNTGGKANIEINNKIAHINISDGGKEVYSVQLIQTPILLKQSYVYSIEFNAKADKSTSIFIKMGSRENRNWADYTNGNGHGIPIELTTNFKRYIIQFTMEKPSDNQARLEFQLGKEGNRNIYLSDITLNIIGRKNMKIKNIPQKLVEIPAKKIHINQIGYLPYDKKLVIINSKEIINKFNLVNSDNAEIVYSNKLKEKGFDNATGDYIFYGDFSDYTNSGNYYINIPNFDNSFSFKIDENIYLDLKFALEKMLYFQRASITLDEKYANKWARKKSYTEKAKLLNKNIYLDVSGGWFDAGDYGRYVVPASTTIGHLLLAYKFFPEKFTDNTNIPESNNGIPDILDECKYALEWLLKMQSENGGVYHKVTTSNFVSMIMPDKNNKELILSPISATATANFVAVTAMASRIYNFDKKFSNKLLQASLKSWKWLENNPNVPGFKNPSSISTGEYGDNNDLDERFWAAVELYSTTKQEKYHIYIKNIIQDIHNLSSFGWEDVGGFASTTYLMLDPKYQSNTIKNIISDKFINKTNTLINISKNEGYKITLNKNEYAWGSNMKVMTDAMLLIITNTLIKNNSKYIETAKFNLDYLLGLNSLDKSFITGFGSRPVINPHHRPSIADEIPEPIPGMVSGGPNSRFQDDTIKNNLSKDTPFAKCYVDLEGSYSTNEITTYWNSPAIFVVNYFIK; encoded by the coding sequence ATGAAAAAATTTACATTAATTATTTTAAATTTATTTATTTTTATTAGTTATACTAGCTTATTTGCACAAAATAATTTTATTATTGTTAAAAAAGAAACTTTTGATGAAAAAATAATTTCTTCAAAAAATCTTATTAAAAATTATGATTTTGAACAAAATATTGATTCTGATGGAAACTCAACTTTAAGTGAAAATCAATGGAGTCTTACTAGTAATGCAGGAAATACTGGTGGAAAAGCTAATATTGAGATCAATAATAAAATTGCTCATATAAATATCAGTGATGGTGGTAAAGAAGTTTATTCTGTACAACTTATTCAAACCCCTATTTTATTAAAACAATCATATGTTTATAGTATAGAATTTAATGCTAAAGCTGATAAATCTACTTCAATTTTTATTAAAATGGGTAGTAGAGAAAATAGGAATTGGGCTGATTATACAAATGGAAATGGTCATGGTATTCCTATTGAATTAACTACAAATTTTAAAAGATATATAATTCAATTTACTATGGAAAAACCTAGTGATAATCAAGCTAGACTTGAATTTCAACTAGGAAAAGAAGGAAATAGAAATATATATCTTAGTGATATAACTTTAAATATAATCGGGAGAAAAAATATGAAAATAAAAAATATTCCTCAAAAATTAGTAGAAATCCCTGCAAAAAAAATTCATATAAATCAAATAGGCTATTTACCATATGATAAAAAATTAGTTATTATTAATTCTAAAGAAATTATAAACAAATTTAATCTTGTTAATTCAGATAATGCTGAAATAGTTTATAGCAATAAGCTCAAAGAAAAAGGATTTGATAATGCTACCGGTGATTACATTTTTTATGGTGATTTTTCTGATTATACAAATTCAGGAAATTATTATATTAATATCCCTAACTTTGATAATTCTTTTTCTTTTAAAATAGATGAAAACATATATCTTGATTTAAAGTTTGCACTAGAAAAAATGTTATATTTTCAAAGAGCTAGTATTACTTTAGATGAAAAATATGCTAATAAATGGGCAAGGAAAAAAAGTTATACTGAAAAAGCAAAACTTTTAAATAAAAATATTTATCTTGATGTTTCTGGTGGTTGGTTTGATGCTGGTGATTATGGTAGATATGTAGTCCCAGCGTCAACTACTATCGGACATTTATTATTAGCATATAAATTTTTCCCTGAGAAATTTACTGATAATACTAATATTCCAGAAAGTAATAATGGAATTCCAGATATTTTAGACGAATGTAAATATGCTTTAGAATGGTTATTAAAAATGCAATCTGAAAATGGTGGCGTATACCATAAAGTTACTACTTCTAATTTTGTGAGTATGATTATGCCTGATAAAAATAATAAAGAATTAATTTTATCTCCTATTTCAGCAACAGCTACTGCAAATTTTGTGGCAGTTACTGCAATGGCTTCTCGAATATATAATTTTGATAAAAAATTTTCAAATAAATTATTACAAGCATCATTAAAATCTTGGAAATGGTTAGAAAATAATCCTAATGTCCCTGGATTTAAAAATCCTTCTTCAATTTCAACTGGTGAATATGGTGATAATAATGATTTAGACGAGAGATTTTGGGCCGCTGTAGAATTATATTCAACTACAAAACAAGAAAAATATCATATATATATCAAAAATATTATTCAAGATATCCATAATTTAAGTTCTTTTGGATGGGAAGATGTAGGAGGATTTGCTTCTACAACTTATTTAATGCTTGATCCAAAATATCAGTCTAATACAATAAAAAACATTATCTCTGATAAATTTATAAATAAAACAAATACCTTAATTAATATTTCTAAAAATGAAGGTTATAAAATCACATTAAATAAAAACGAATACGCTTGGGGTAGTAATATGAAAGTTATGACTGATGCAATGCTTTTAATTATTACAAACACTTTAATTAAAAATAATTCTAAGTATATAGAAACTGCAAAATTTAATTTAGACTATCTCTTAGGACTAAATAGTTTAGATAAATCTTTTATAACTGGTTTTGGAAGTAGACCTGTAATAAACCCCCATCATAGACCTTCTATTGCTGATGAAATTCCTGAACCTATTCCAGGAATGGTTTCTGGTGGTCCAAATAGTCGATTTCAAGACGATACTATAAAAAATAATTTATCAAAAGATACTCCTTTTGCAAAATGTTATGTTGATTTAGAAGGAAGTTATTCTACTAATGAAATTACTACTTATTGGAATTCTCCTGCAATATTTGTTGTAAATTATTTTATAAAATAA
- a CDS encoding ArsR/SmtB family transcription factor, with translation MKIIEIMKVLGDENRLRILNLLYNSDLLCVCDIEEVLKLSQSNTSRHLNKLKILNLINSEKKAQWVYYNINRKKLEKYTFIGEILKNLNDEIFKKDVRNLKIYLKNKKKC, from the coding sequence ATGAAAATAATAGAAATAATGAAAGTATTAGGAGATGAAAATAGACTTAGAATATTAAATCTCTTGTATAACTCAGATTTGTTATGTGTATGTGATATTGAAGAAGTCTTAAAATTAAGTCAATCAAATACCTCAAGACATCTTAATAAACTCAAAATATTAAATTTAATTAATTCAGAAAAAAAGGCTCAATGGGTATATTATAATATCAATCGAAAAAAACTTGAAAAATATACTTTTATAGGTGAAATTTTAAAAAATTTAAATGATGAAATTTTTAAAAAAGATGTTAGAAATTTAAAAATATACTTAAAAAATAAAAAAAAATGTTAA
- a CDS encoding GH36-type glycosyl hydrolase domain-containing protein, translating to MKFGYFDDLNKEYVITTPKTPYPWINYLGTEDYFGIISNTAGGYSFYKDAKLRRILRYRYNNIPIDNGGRYFYINEKGNVWSPTYMPIKKELDKYECRHGMGYTKITGELNQLESNITYFVPLKESCEIYKVTLKNNSTQKKSFSIFSYLEFCLWDAQDDMTNFQRNLNTGEVEIEDSVIYHKTEYRERRNHYAFYSVNSKIDGFDSDRDSFLGLYNGLNEASVPLQGKANNSIASGWHPIASHQLNVELDSKEEKTFIFILGYVENNKDDKWESLNVINKTKAKLLINKYSTKEYVDNALKDLKNYWNNLLGIYNLEHDDEKLTRMVNIWNAYQCMVTFNLSRSASYFESGIGRGMGFRDSNQDILGFVHQIPNRARERLIDLANTQFRDGSTYHQYQPLNKKGNAEIGGNFKDDPLWLILSVTAYIKETGDFEFLNEETIFGSDPNEKGTMFEHLTASFNHVLNNLGPHKLPLIGRADWNDCLNLNCFSEEPGESFQTFGSGEGKIAESLFIAGQFVLSGKEYIELCKEIGNFKEAERAQKHIDDMINAVKEYGWDGEWYLRAYDAFGNKIGSNENEEGKIFIESQGFCGMAGIGKDEGLVKKSLDSVKKYLDTYYGIVLNQPAFTKYDKNLGEITSYPPGYKENAGIFCHNNPWIACAETVIGRGERAFEIWRKISPAYLEDISEIHKTEPYVYAQMITGKDAVHHGQAKNSWLTGTASWNFITITQYILGIKPHYKGLMIDPCIPKSWKKYKITRIFRDIKYNIEILNPNGVEKGVKEVYINNKQISDNIIPVYDDRSEINVKVIMG from the coding sequence ATGAAATTCGGTTATTTTGATGATTTAAACAAAGAGTATGTTATTACTACGCCAAAAACTCCATATCCATGGATAAATTACCTTGGTACTGAGGATTATTTTGGAATTATATCTAATACAGCTGGTGGTTACAGTTTTTATAAAGATGCAAAACTTCGTAGAATATTAAGATATCGATACAATAATATTCCTATTGATAACGGTGGAAGATATTTTTATATTAATGAAAAAGGAAATGTATGGTCACCTACTTATATGCCTATTAAAAAAGAGCTTGATAAATATGAATGTAGGCATGGAATGGGATATACTAAAATTACAGGTGAACTTAATCAATTAGAATCTAATATAACTTATTTTGTCCCTTTAAAAGAAAGTTGTGAGATTTACAAAGTAACATTAAAAAATAATTCTACACAAAAAAAATCTTTTTCAATATTTTCATATCTAGAATTTTGTTTATGGGATGCTCAAGATGATATGACAAATTTTCAAAGAAATTTAAATACTGGAGAAGTTGAAATAGAAGATTCTGTTATCTATCATAAAACAGAATATAGAGAAAGAAGAAATCACTACGCTTTCTATAGTGTAAATTCTAAAATTGATGGATTTGACAGTGACCGTGATAGTTTTTTAGGTCTTTACAATGGATTAAATGAAGCGTCAGTTCCTTTGCAAGGTAAAGCTAATAATTCTATTGCTAGCGGTTGGCATCCTATTGCTTCTCATCAATTAAATGTTGAACTAGATTCAAAAGAAGAAAAAACATTTATATTTATACTCGGTTATGTAGAAAATAATAAAGATGATAAATGGGAATCATTAAATGTTATTAACAAAACTAAAGCAAAACTACTAATTAACAAATATTCTACTAAGGAATATGTTGATAACGCTTTAAAAGATCTTAAAAATTATTGGAATAATTTACTTGGAATATACAACTTAGAACACGATGATGAAAAATTAACTAGAATGGTTAATATATGGAATGCTTACCAGTGTATGGTTACTTTTAATTTATCAAGATCCGCATCGTATTTTGAATCTGGAATTGGTAGAGGTATGGGATTTAGAGATTCTAATCAAGATATCTTAGGCTTTGTACATCAAATACCTAATAGAGCACGTGAAAGATTAATTGATCTTGCAAATACACAATTTAGAGATGGCAGTACTTATCATCAATATCAACCTTTAAATAAAAAAGGAAACGCTGAAATCGGCGGAAATTTTAAAGATGATCCATTATGGTTAATATTAAGTGTAACAGCTTATATTAAAGAAACTGGTGATTTTGAATTTTTAAATGAAGAAACTATTTTCGGATCTGATCCTAATGAAAAAGGAACTATGTTTGAACATTTAACTGCTTCTTTTAATCATGTTTTAAATAATTTAGGACCTCATAAGCTTCCATTAATTGGTAGAGCTGACTGGAACGATTGCCTAAATTTAAATTGTTTTTCAGAAGAGCCTGGAGAATCATTTCAAACATTTGGTAGTGGTGAAGGGAAAATTGCAGAATCATTATTTATTGCTGGACAATTTGTATTATCTGGAAAAGAATATATAGAACTTTGTAAAGAAATAGGTAATTTCAAAGAAGCAGAAAGAGCACAAAAACATATTGATGATATGATTAATGCTGTCAAAGAATATGGTTGGGATGGTGAATGGTATCTTAGAGCTTATGATGCTTTTGGTAACAAAATAGGAAGTAACGAAAATGAAGAAGGTAAAATTTTTATTGAATCTCAAGGCTTCTGTGGAATGGCAGGAATAGGTAAAGATGAGGGATTAGTTAAAAAATCTCTTGATTCGGTAAAAAAATATTTAGACACATATTATGGTATAGTTTTAAATCAACCTGCATTTACTAAATATGATAAAAATCTTGGTGAGATAACTTCATATCCACCTGGCTATAAAGAAAACGCAGGAATTTTCTGCCATAATAATCCGTGGATAGCTTGTGCTGAAACTGTTATTGGTAGAGGTGAAAGAGCCTTTGAAATTTGGCGAAAAATCTCTCCAGCCTATTTAGAAGATATTAGCGAAATTCATAAAACAGAACCTTATGTGTATGCTCAAATGATTACTGGAAAAGATGCAGTCCATCATGGACAAGCTAAAAATTCATGGTTAACAGGTACAGCTTCTTGGAATTTTATTACTATAACTCAATATATTTTAGGTATCAAACCTCACTATAAAGGATTAATGATTGATCCTTGCATTCCTAAGTCATGGAAAAAATATAAAATAACTCGTATATTTAGAGACATAAAATATAATATAGAAATTCTAAATCCAAATGGTGTAGAAAAAGGAGTTAAAGAAGTTTATATTAATAACAAACAAATTAGTGATAATATAATTCCTGTTTATGATGATAGATCAGAAATAAATGTTAAAGTTATAATGGGATAA
- the pepF gene encoding oligoendopeptidase F, protein MSINKTDIQYNWNVNDIYSNWEEWQKDFDKIVTLMDEISQLKGSIKDATSLIKILDLNEKLSILSYKIYRYPQLQRDINSKDDFLNKKFQEVGILFSKFSVATSWLTPEMLTIPQDTMKKWIEENPEKLEKHRFSLMNMYRLQKHVLDEEKEKLLSYYSQFRNTPQDIYTALSVTDIEFPIIKLSDNSEIKLTRGKYNKILNTNRNREDRKKSYENFNKIFLKNKNTYAAIYKSILLRGVASAKSRNYNSTLEGALEGNNIPVAVYETLINSVKENTKPLKKYRELRKKALKIDDYRPWDSYISLVDYDNKYDYEKAKELVLKSLYSMDSEYIKKAKKALNNRWIDVYEKEGKRSGAYSAGTYGVHPYMLLNYNGTLDSVFTLAHELGHTMHTLLSDENQPFATHNYTIFVAEVASTYNEKLLLEYMLKTSDDPKEKIALLEQAINNIVGTFFTQVMFADFEYQAHKLAENNTPITAEILDNIVENLLNNYYGEDRYKDEYSNIFWTRIPHFYNSPYYVYQYATCFASSSKIYNNIKSNPKNLDTYIELLKSGGNDFPIEQLKKSGVDLTKKETILKVINELDELVDELEKVLKENNMI, encoded by the coding sequence ATGAGCATAAATAAAACAGATATACAGTATAATTGGAATGTAAATGATATATATTCAAATTGGGAAGAATGGCAAAAAGATTTTGATAAAATAGTTACTCTAATGGATGAAATATCTCAATTAAAAGGAAGTATAAAAGATGCTACAAGTTTAATTAAAATTCTTGATTTAAATGAAAAATTAAGTATTTTATCATATAAAATATATAGATATCCACAACTTCAAAGAGATATTAATTCAAAAGATGATTTTTTAAATAAAAAATTTCAAGAAGTCGGTATATTATTTTCAAAATTTTCTGTAGCAACTTCATGGTTAACTCCTGAAATGTTGACTATTCCTCAAGATACAATGAAAAAATGGATAGAAGAAAATCCAGAAAAATTAGAAAAACATAGATTTTCATTAATGAACATGTATAGATTGCAAAAACATGTATTAGACGAAGAAAAAGAAAAATTATTGTCTTACTATTCTCAATTTAGAAACACACCTCAAGATATTTATACTGCTTTATCTGTAACAGATATAGAGTTTCCAATTATAAAATTATCAGATAATAGCGAAATAAAACTTACACGTGGCAAATATAACAAAATATTAAATACTAATAGAAATAGAGAAGATAGAAAAAAATCTTATGAAAATTTTAATAAAATATTTTTAAAAAATAAAAATACATACGCCGCAATTTATAAATCAATTTTACTTCGTGGAGTTGCTAGCGCTAAGTCTAGGAATTATAATTCGACATTAGAAGGAGCCTTAGAAGGAAATAATATACCTGTAGCCGTATATGAAACATTAATTAATAGTGTAAAAGAAAACACAAAACCACTAAAAAAATATAGAGAATTAAGAAAAAAAGCTTTGAAAATTGATGATTATAGACCATGGGACAGTTATATTTCTTTAGTAGATTATGATAATAAATATGATTATGAAAAAGCTAAAGAATTAGTTTTAAAATCACTTTATTCTATGGATAGTGAATATATTAAAAAGGCAAAAAAAGCTTTAAATAATAGATGGATAGATGTATATGAAAAAGAGGGAAAAAGAAGCGGGGCTTATTCTGCAGGAACTTATGGTGTACATCCTTATATGTTATTAAATTATAATGGAACTTTAGATTCAGTATTTACTTTAGCACATGAATTAGGACATACAATGCATACACTTTTGTCCGATGAAAATCAACCATTTGCAACACATAACTATACTATTTTTGTCGCAGAAGTAGCTTCTACATATAATGAAAAATTATTATTAGAATATATGCTTAAAACTTCAGATGATCCAAAGGAGAAAATAGCTTTATTAGAACAAGCGATTAATAATATTGTTGGAACTTTTTTTACACAAGTAATGTTTGCTGATTTCGAATATCAAGCACATAAATTAGCAGAAAATAATACTCCAATAACAGCTGAAATCTTAGATAATATTGTAGAAAACCTTTTAAATAATTATTATGGTGAAGATAGATATAAAGATGAATATTCAAATATTTTTTGGACAAGAATACCTCATTTTTATAATTCACCATATTATGTATATCAATACGCTACTTGTTTTGCTTCGTCATCAAAAATATATAATAACATAAAATCCAATCCTAAAAATTTAGATACATATATTGAATTATTAAAATCTGGAGGAAATGATTTTCCAATTGAACAATTAAAAAAATCAGGAGTAGATTTAACTAAAAAAGAAACAATATTAAAAGTTATAAATGAATTAGATGAATTAGTAGATGAATTAGAAAAAGTGCTAAAAGAAAATAATATGATTTAA